One window of the Felis catus isolate Fca126 chromosome E3, F.catus_Fca126_mat1.0, whole genome shotgun sequence genome contains the following:
- the NUBP2 gene encoding cytosolic Fe-S cluster assembly factor NUBP2 isoform X5, with the protein MEAAAEAGNLAGVQHIILVLSGKGGVGKSTISTELALALRHAGKKVGILDVDLCGPSIPRMLRAQGRAVHQCDGGWVPVYVDQEQSICLMSVGFLLENPDEAVVWRGPKKNALIKQFVSDVAWGQLDYLVVDTPPGTSDEHMATVDALRPYGPLGALVVTTPQAVSVGDVRRELTFCRKTGLRVLGVVENMSGFICPHCAECTSIFSRGGGEELASHAGVPFLGSVPLDPELTKSLEEGRDFIREFPESPAFPALLSIAQKVLTEAPARVP; encoded by the exons ATGGAGGCGGCGGCGG AGGCTGGAAACCTGGCAGGCGTCCAGCACATCATCCTCGTGCTCTCAGGAAAGGGGGGGGTCGGGAAAAGCACCATCTCCACGGAGCTGGCCTTGGCCCTGCGCCATGCAGGCAAGAAG GTGGGGATCCTCGACGTGGACCTGTGCGGTCCCAGCATCCCCCGCATGCTTCGGGCACAGGGCAGGGCCGTGCACCAGTGTGACGGCGGCTGGGTGCCCGTCTATGTGGACCAGGAGCAGAGCATCTGCCTCATGTCCGTGGGCTTTCTGCTGGAGAACCCCGACGAGGCCGTGGTGTGGAGGGGGCCCAAGAAGAATG CGCTGATAAAGCAGTTCGTGTCGGACGTGGCCTGGGGGCAGCTGGACTACCTGGTTGTAGACACGCCACCGGGGACGTCTGATGAGCACATGGCCACCGTGGACGCCCTGCGTCCCTACGGTCCCCTGGGGGCCCTCGTGGTCACCACACCCCAG GCGGTGTCCGTGGGGGACGTGAGGCGGGAGCTGACCTTCTGTAGGAAAACGGGGCTGCGGGTGCTCGGGGTGGTGGAGAACATGAGCGGTTTCATCTGCCCACACTGCGCG GAGTGCACCAGCATCTTCTcccggggaggcggggaggagctGGCCAGTCACGCCGGAGTCCCCTTCCTGG GCTCTGTGCCCCTGGACCCAGAGCTCACTAAGAGCCTAGAGGAGGGTCGAGACTTCATCCGGGAATTTCCTGAGAGCCCAGCCTTCCCTGCGCTCCTGTCTATAGCCCAGAAAGTTCTGACCGAGGCGCCTGCTCGCGTCCCCTGA
- the NUBP2 gene encoding cytosolic Fe-S cluster assembly factor NUBP2 isoform X4: MEAAAEAGNLAGVQHIILVLSGKGGVGKSTISTELALALRHAGKKCGRPASLQVGILDVDLCGPSIPRMLRAQGRAVHQCDGGWVPVYVDQEQSICLMSVGFLLENPDEAVVWRGPKKNALIKQFVSDVAWGQLDYLVVDTPPGTSDEHMATVDALRPYGPLGALVVTTPQAVSVGDVRRELTFCRKTGLRVLGVVENMSGFICPHCAECTSIFSRGGGEELASHAGVPFLGSVPLDPELTKSLEEGRDFIREFPESPAFPALLSIAQKVLTEAPARVP, from the exons ATGGAGGCGGCGGCGG AGGCTGGAAACCTGGCAGGCGTCCAGCACATCATCCTCGTGCTCTCAGGAAAGGGGGGGGTCGGGAAAAGCACCATCTCCACGGAGCTGGCCTTGGCCCTGCGCCATGCAGGCAAGAAG TGTGGACGTCCTGCTTCCTTGCAGGTGGGGATCCTCGACGTGGACCTGTGCGGTCCCAGCATCCCCCGCATGCTTCGGGCACAGGGCAGGGCCGTGCACCAGTGTGACGGCGGCTGGGTGCCCGTCTATGTGGACCAGGAGCAGAGCATCTGCCTCATGTCCGTGGGCTTTCTGCTGGAGAACCCCGACGAGGCCGTGGTGTGGAGGGGGCCCAAGAAGAATG CGCTGATAAAGCAGTTCGTGTCGGACGTGGCCTGGGGGCAGCTGGACTACCTGGTTGTAGACACGCCACCGGGGACGTCTGATGAGCACATGGCCACCGTGGACGCCCTGCGTCCCTACGGTCCCCTGGGGGCCCTCGTGGTCACCACACCCCAG GCGGTGTCCGTGGGGGACGTGAGGCGGGAGCTGACCTTCTGTAGGAAAACGGGGCTGCGGGTGCTCGGGGTGGTGGAGAACATGAGCGGTTTCATCTGCCCACACTGCGCG GAGTGCACCAGCATCTTCTcccggggaggcggggaggagctGGCCAGTCACGCCGGAGTCCCCTTCCTGG GCTCTGTGCCCCTGGACCCAGAGCTCACTAAGAGCCTAGAGGAGGGTCGAGACTTCATCCGGGAATTTCCTGAGAGCCCAGCCTTCCCTGCGCTCCTGTCTATAGCCCAGAAAGTTCTGACCGAGGCGCCTGCTCGCGTCCCCTGA
- the NUBP2 gene encoding cytosolic Fe-S cluster assembly factor NUBP2 isoform X3, which translates to MEAAAAGSQQPLGSSTTCGPRVSELTEAGNLAGVQHIILVLSGKGGVGKSTISTELALALRHAGKKCGRPASLQVGILDVDLCGPSIPRMLRAQGRAVHQCDGGWVPVYVDQEQSICLMSVGFLLENPDEAVVWRGPKKNDTPPGTSDEHMATVDALRPYGPLGALVVTTPQAVSVGDVRRELTFCRKTGLRVLGVVENMSGFICPHCAECTSIFSRGGGEELASHAGVPFLGSVPLDPELTKSLEEGRDFIREFPESPAFPALLSIAQKVLTEAPARVP; encoded by the exons ATGGAGGCGGCGGCGG CTGGGAGCCAGCAGCCCCTCGGCTCATCGACCACGTGCGGGCCGCGTGTGAGCGAGCTCACAG AGGCTGGAAACCTGGCAGGCGTCCAGCACATCATCCTCGTGCTCTCAGGAAAGGGGGGGGTCGGGAAAAGCACCATCTCCACGGAGCTGGCCTTGGCCCTGCGCCATGCAGGCAAGAAG TGTGGACGTCCTGCTTCCTTGCAGGTGGGGATCCTCGACGTGGACCTGTGCGGTCCCAGCATCCCCCGCATGCTTCGGGCACAGGGCAGGGCCGTGCACCAGTGTGACGGCGGCTGGGTGCCCGTCTATGTGGACCAGGAGCAGAGCATCTGCCTCATGTCCGTGGGCTTTCTGCTGGAGAACCCCGACGAGGCCGTGGTGTGGAGGGGGCCCAAGAAGAATG ACACGCCACCGGGGACGTCTGATGAGCACATGGCCACCGTGGACGCCCTGCGTCCCTACGGTCCCCTGGGGGCCCTCGTGGTCACCACACCCCAG GCGGTGTCCGTGGGGGACGTGAGGCGGGAGCTGACCTTCTGTAGGAAAACGGGGCTGCGGGTGCTCGGGGTGGTGGAGAACATGAGCGGTTTCATCTGCCCACACTGCGCG GAGTGCACCAGCATCTTCTcccggggaggcggggaggagctGGCCAGTCACGCCGGAGTCCCCTTCCTGG GCTCTGTGCCCCTGGACCCAGAGCTCACTAAGAGCCTAGAGGAGGGTCGAGACTTCATCCGGGAATTTCCTGAGAGCCCAGCCTTCCCTGCGCTCCTGTCTATAGCCCAGAAAGTTCTGACCGAGGCGCCTGCTCGCGTCCCCTGA
- the NUBP2 gene encoding cytosolic Fe-S cluster assembly factor NUBP2 isoform X1: MEAAAAGSQQPLGSSTTCGPRVSELTEAGNLAGVQHIILVLSGKGGVGKSTISTELALALRHAGKKCGRPASLQVGILDVDLCGPSIPRMLRAQGRAVHQCDGGWVPVYVDQEQSICLMSVGFLLENPDEAVVWRGPKKNALIKQFVSDVAWGQLDYLVVDTPPGTSDEHMATVDALRPYGPLGALVVTTPQAVSVGDVRRELTFCRKTGLRVLGVVENMSGFICPHCAECTSIFSRGGGEELASHAGVPFLGSVPLDPELTKSLEEGRDFIREFPESPAFPALLSIAQKVLTEAPARVP, from the exons ATGGAGGCGGCGGCGG CTGGGAGCCAGCAGCCCCTCGGCTCATCGACCACGTGCGGGCCGCGTGTGAGCGAGCTCACAG AGGCTGGAAACCTGGCAGGCGTCCAGCACATCATCCTCGTGCTCTCAGGAAAGGGGGGGGTCGGGAAAAGCACCATCTCCACGGAGCTGGCCTTGGCCCTGCGCCATGCAGGCAAGAAG TGTGGACGTCCTGCTTCCTTGCAGGTGGGGATCCTCGACGTGGACCTGTGCGGTCCCAGCATCCCCCGCATGCTTCGGGCACAGGGCAGGGCCGTGCACCAGTGTGACGGCGGCTGGGTGCCCGTCTATGTGGACCAGGAGCAGAGCATCTGCCTCATGTCCGTGGGCTTTCTGCTGGAGAACCCCGACGAGGCCGTGGTGTGGAGGGGGCCCAAGAAGAATG CGCTGATAAAGCAGTTCGTGTCGGACGTGGCCTGGGGGCAGCTGGACTACCTGGTTGTAGACACGCCACCGGGGACGTCTGATGAGCACATGGCCACCGTGGACGCCCTGCGTCCCTACGGTCCCCTGGGGGCCCTCGTGGTCACCACACCCCAG GCGGTGTCCGTGGGGGACGTGAGGCGGGAGCTGACCTTCTGTAGGAAAACGGGGCTGCGGGTGCTCGGGGTGGTGGAGAACATGAGCGGTTTCATCTGCCCACACTGCGCG GAGTGCACCAGCATCTTCTcccggggaggcggggaggagctGGCCAGTCACGCCGGAGTCCCCTTCCTGG GCTCTGTGCCCCTGGACCCAGAGCTCACTAAGAGCCTAGAGGAGGGTCGAGACTTCATCCGGGAATTTCCTGAGAGCCCAGCCTTCCCTGCGCTCCTGTCTATAGCCCAGAAAGTTCTGACCGAGGCGCCTGCTCGCGTCCCCTGA
- the NUBP2 gene encoding cytosolic Fe-S cluster assembly factor NUBP2 isoform X2 has protein sequence MEAAAAGSQQPLGSSTTCGPRVSELTEAGNLAGVQHIILVLSGKGGVGKSTISTELALALRHAGKKVGILDVDLCGPSIPRMLRAQGRAVHQCDGGWVPVYVDQEQSICLMSVGFLLENPDEAVVWRGPKKNALIKQFVSDVAWGQLDYLVVDTPPGTSDEHMATVDALRPYGPLGALVVTTPQAVSVGDVRRELTFCRKTGLRVLGVVENMSGFICPHCAECTSIFSRGGGEELASHAGVPFLGSVPLDPELTKSLEEGRDFIREFPESPAFPALLSIAQKVLTEAPARVP, from the exons ATGGAGGCGGCGGCGG CTGGGAGCCAGCAGCCCCTCGGCTCATCGACCACGTGCGGGCCGCGTGTGAGCGAGCTCACAG AGGCTGGAAACCTGGCAGGCGTCCAGCACATCATCCTCGTGCTCTCAGGAAAGGGGGGGGTCGGGAAAAGCACCATCTCCACGGAGCTGGCCTTGGCCCTGCGCCATGCAGGCAAGAAG GTGGGGATCCTCGACGTGGACCTGTGCGGTCCCAGCATCCCCCGCATGCTTCGGGCACAGGGCAGGGCCGTGCACCAGTGTGACGGCGGCTGGGTGCCCGTCTATGTGGACCAGGAGCAGAGCATCTGCCTCATGTCCGTGGGCTTTCTGCTGGAGAACCCCGACGAGGCCGTGGTGTGGAGGGGGCCCAAGAAGAATG CGCTGATAAAGCAGTTCGTGTCGGACGTGGCCTGGGGGCAGCTGGACTACCTGGTTGTAGACACGCCACCGGGGACGTCTGATGAGCACATGGCCACCGTGGACGCCCTGCGTCCCTACGGTCCCCTGGGGGCCCTCGTGGTCACCACACCCCAG GCGGTGTCCGTGGGGGACGTGAGGCGGGAGCTGACCTTCTGTAGGAAAACGGGGCTGCGGGTGCTCGGGGTGGTGGAGAACATGAGCGGTTTCATCTGCCCACACTGCGCG GAGTGCACCAGCATCTTCTcccggggaggcggggaggagctGGCCAGTCACGCCGGAGTCCCCTTCCTGG GCTCTGTGCCCCTGGACCCAGAGCTCACTAAGAGCCTAGAGGAGGGTCGAGACTTCATCCGGGAATTTCCTGAGAGCCCAGCCTTCCCTGCGCTCCTGTCTATAGCCCAGAAAGTTCTGACCGAGGCGCCTGCTCGCGTCCCCTGA
- the NUBP2 gene encoding cytosolic Fe-S cluster assembly factor NUBP2 isoform X6, whose amino-acid sequence MEAAAAGSQQPLGSSTTCGPRVSELTEAGNLAGVQHIILVLSGKGGVGKSTISTELALALRHAGKKCGRPASLQVGILDVDLCGPSIPRMLRAQGRAVHQCDGGWVPVYVDQEQSICLMSVGFLLENPDEAVVWRGPKKNALIKQFVSDVAWGQLDYLVVDTPPGTSDEHMATVDALRPYGPLGALVVTTPQAVSVGDVRRELTFCRKTGLRVLGVVENMSGFICPHCAALCPWTQSSLRA is encoded by the exons ATGGAGGCGGCGGCGG CTGGGAGCCAGCAGCCCCTCGGCTCATCGACCACGTGCGGGCCGCGTGTGAGCGAGCTCACAG AGGCTGGAAACCTGGCAGGCGTCCAGCACATCATCCTCGTGCTCTCAGGAAAGGGGGGGGTCGGGAAAAGCACCATCTCCACGGAGCTGGCCTTGGCCCTGCGCCATGCAGGCAAGAAG TGTGGACGTCCTGCTTCCTTGCAGGTGGGGATCCTCGACGTGGACCTGTGCGGTCCCAGCATCCCCCGCATGCTTCGGGCACAGGGCAGGGCCGTGCACCAGTGTGACGGCGGCTGGGTGCCCGTCTATGTGGACCAGGAGCAGAGCATCTGCCTCATGTCCGTGGGCTTTCTGCTGGAGAACCCCGACGAGGCCGTGGTGTGGAGGGGGCCCAAGAAGAATG CGCTGATAAAGCAGTTCGTGTCGGACGTGGCCTGGGGGCAGCTGGACTACCTGGTTGTAGACACGCCACCGGGGACGTCTGATGAGCACATGGCCACCGTGGACGCCCTGCGTCCCTACGGTCCCCTGGGGGCCCTCGTGGTCACCACACCCCAG GCGGTGTCCGTGGGGGACGTGAGGCGGGAGCTGACCTTCTGTAGGAAAACGGGGCTGCGGGTGCTCGGGGTGGTGGAGAACATGAGCGGTTTCATCTGCCCACACTGCGCG GCTCTGTGCCCCTGGACCCAGAGCTCACTAAGAGCCTAG
- the NUBP2 gene encoding cytosolic Fe-S cluster assembly factor NUBP2 isoform X7 — protein sequence MLRAQGRAVHQCDGGWVPVYVDQEQSICLMSVGFLLENPDEAVVWRGPKKNALIKQFVSDVAWGQLDYLVVDTPPGTSDEHMATVDALRPYGPLGALVVTTPQAVSVGDVRRELTFCRKTGLRVLGVVENMSGFICPHCAECTSIFSRGGGEELASHAGVPFLGSVPLDPELTKSLEEGRDFIREFPESPAFPALLSIAQKVLTEAPARVP from the exons ATGCTTCGGGCACAGGGCAGGGCCGTGCACCAGTGTGACGGCGGCTGGGTGCCCGTCTATGTGGACCAGGAGCAGAGCATCTGCCTCATGTCCGTGGGCTTTCTGCTGGAGAACCCCGACGAGGCCGTGGTGTGGAGGGGGCCCAAGAAGAATG CGCTGATAAAGCAGTTCGTGTCGGACGTGGCCTGGGGGCAGCTGGACTACCTGGTTGTAGACACGCCACCGGGGACGTCTGATGAGCACATGGCCACCGTGGACGCCCTGCGTCCCTACGGTCCCCTGGGGGCCCTCGTGGTCACCACACCCCAG GCGGTGTCCGTGGGGGACGTGAGGCGGGAGCTGACCTTCTGTAGGAAAACGGGGCTGCGGGTGCTCGGGGTGGTGGAGAACATGAGCGGTTTCATCTGCCCACACTGCGCG GAGTGCACCAGCATCTTCTcccggggaggcggggaggagctGGCCAGTCACGCCGGAGTCCCCTTCCTGG GCTCTGTGCCCCTGGACCCAGAGCTCACTAAGAGCCTAGAGGAGGGTCGAGACTTCATCCGGGAATTTCCTGAGAGCCCAGCCTTCCCTGCGCTCCTGTCTATAGCCCAGAAAGTTCTGACCGAGGCGCCTGCTCGCGTCCCCTGA